From the Burkholderia glumae LMG 2196 = ATCC 33617 genome, one window contains:
- a CDS encoding OmpH family outer membrane protein — translation MMCVLALTAALGATAAQAQDVARIAAVNSDRILRESAPAKAAQTKLEAEFAKRDKDLQDMAARLKTLSDSLDKNGQSMSAADRAQKQRDLSQLDTDFQRKQREFREDLNQRRNEELAAVLDKANKVIKQIAEQQNYDLIVQEAVYVSPRIDITDKVLKALASPSGSLN, via the coding sequence ATGATGTGCGTGCTGGCGCTGACGGCCGCGCTCGGCGCGACGGCCGCGCAGGCGCAGGACGTGGCGCGGATCGCGGCGGTCAATTCCGACCGTATCCTCCGCGAGTCGGCGCCCGCCAAGGCGGCGCAGACCAAGCTCGAAGCCGAGTTCGCGAAGCGCGACAAGGATCTGCAGGACATGGCGGCCCGCCTGAAGACCTTGTCCGACTCGCTCGACAAGAACGGCCAGTCGATGTCGGCTGCCGATCGCGCGCAGAAGCAGCGTGATCTGTCGCAGCTCGACACCGATTTCCAGCGCAAGCAGCGCGAGTTTCGCGAAGACCTGAACCAGCGCCGCAACGAGGAGCTCGCGGCGGTGCTGGACAAGGCCAACAAGGTGATCAAGCAGATCGCCGAGCAGCAGAACTACGACCTGATCGTGCAGGAAGCGGTCTACGTCAGTCCGCGCATCGACATCACCGACAAGGTGCTGAAGGCGCTCGCGTCGCCTTCCGGTTCGCTGAACTGA